In one window of Drosophila mauritiana strain mau12 chromosome X, ASM438214v1, whole genome shotgun sequence DNA:
- the LOC117148790 gene encoding unconventional myosin-XV isoform X1 — translation MDWAEGDLVWFDPGMGHPIPGEIQEVHRAAQVIVVQALIKGKPQTFALQPGEGSLRARQDLGSSGVEDMTLLDDLHEASLLWNLRLRYDKGLIYTFAGSILIAVNPYKMFPDAYGLEVAKQYAGRPLGSLPPHLFAIGAAAHAALPSPQVVVISGESGSGKTESTKLVMQYLAAVVPGGGSASAVITEQILEAAPLLEAFGNARTARNDNSSRFGKYLEVYFKSGAIVGAKITQYLLEKSRIVTQAPGERNYHVFYELLGGLSETERSKYGLLEADKYFYLNQGATDCASGRVDWESLQGAMQVLGVSEGEREGIVRVLAAVLHLGNVYFHRRQLRHGQEGVEVGSDAEIKWAAHLLHISADGLHRALTSRTTEARAERLHTPLGIDQALDARDAFAKALYAGLFNWLVSRINSIVQKGGTHDAHRISILDIFGFEDLAENSFEQLCINYANENLQLYFNKHVFKLEQAEYARERLEWTPLAWDDNLPVIHLLAKKPVGICHLLDDESNFPRATDLSFLEKCHYNHALSELYARPRIGAQEFGVTHYAGQVWYCVDGFLDKNRDALRGDVLELLASSRLPLVGELTKQLRAQRDAGKTLPKGSNGRFVTMKPRTPTVAARFADSLQQLLQSMGRCHPWFVRCIKPNQEKHALRMDMPCVLQQLRYLGMLDTIQIRQRGYPVRLRFQHFVERYRHLLPSPLARGTPYRELCRALLEAMPRTGVEGPDYQLGATRVFLREALHRALESGRTERLRRAAVSVQRHVRGMLVRRQLARRQAAATRLQARWRGQRAQQRYERLRKGALTAQRLWRGRQARRRVQQLRSDHRRRQEAREAAQRAREAREAKQAVLERSQLSYLDIPAELAFIYSKLQGWSPPHGDRHLVKVLGTVPGPPSSAVQLPEDLGQFSFGKFSSVYCNGLRLQPRREPITAPLLTRAASRDQDFQDALAVFKLILRWSNDKALEGAKEKLLADYIVHKALSSRGLRDEILVQLCNQVHGLPPNSGEATRLWQLLGQCLCCFQPSAAFSKYLMRFVDDEAPESLRPLLLRQLLRQQGGGTSSGAVGAGACRSFVPAWLEWRAWTRGCDMALPLTLPDEASQTVAVDSWTSCEEAAALAVSSLGVASRGWTLVLDDGQQLTDSCGLDYVMDLIAEKELCPAFPAPRSDLLRSGAKFARTTLPDAVKRPAVPPPAPPTSSGKEDVPRERRSSRELLSRSSALNERYFEREPSPGPGQGSSPGQAKSRSKSLDDLLAGDIVPVPTDCDSQEPLHTLGLSESRLNDRYHSAERLAPVGKDTGPRYQKSQHAGRRSHAASHGSHSSKYADKAEYATRSSAMSDTSEAPSLASHVRRVRVPSQASDVDQFLDDLFSPVLDGSLDELSDARSLAASIRGGSYELENEAESEIDDLDDYINDIFQPIPLVQNLEKLASKDQLAAIIKGGGAASKPEERDEESEIEDLDDYINELFEPIPVADGIDKLTSKEHLAVSIRGGGSTDSNGADPLLHQLMQLPGETESGPALYQQQVQRAFLQSAMAQNLQIQQQLLAQNQALQTLLSQQAAAAAANNSTSPPPAPPILSSLSISPPPPQSPMRMKATRSSLVVMESLQPPPPPPPPPMPPPLECKDPSETRHFLDPYGRAKTVRIGKWRWPPPQDEPQFQTEEDFFAFKMRQHQRKTTPQAQHHQMTSNGGMMESGPGARGASATAIEWEEFEIESPTPPPMSGQLMRSSIRLETTTTTTTSAVNNRDRDRETQDAGQPMQSVVTTKLAKKSFEIGADRPPPGSVGKLKLSSEMRQRLEQVTAGHSVRSTVSTKSEQRAPAKLEDTRKLMLQQQLGGLFASVSGGNSGPGGVVDSHATVRTQIERMEGKLSPPPAPPSGGWPGVLLPPAPSVPAPPPPIRPPSMAPPAPPPAPQSPPTARSPEPEPDYRTSNSQVVKEHVPAFIQRQERDTFGAVRQQQMISSHHLHLEDHSASSSPAVAAWEQAERERSRSRSRSRDREDYSESVWDRAEVEGPASGSGSEKEREKRERERERLYEIRQVERERESHKVYQPAPPRVIQASMDTTGGHRREDRTGGLATFRTHMAQKYEHERKRKSSASSGMREELDSMHMTTPPPVIVPAPVPPPSSTSPGLGVVSGVLMGSGSGGSTACLTYNRVPWKLRVRKEVFQPHEPIGPPVALDLLFAQVLGDVFGVTPCLRITPQEKSSALNMLHGHGVSVDTLSNRNGSGAGGGGNGGQVRALVKRHLVDMARDWPLYFARLFAVQGAPLYPDVSIMGVSHSGLYLARRDADYLIVVQAISFGEIQSAVTLPRPAALQLNLRNGKHLALHAARAAAIQSMVTTFVQEFRKSQSKASTLSSGARAAAQTLNVPLERLESRQAHAQRNEHGVDGGSRQNEQLQQSELHHHLQQQQQQQQHHQQQQQQQQLEDALEEHQMAADHQQQQQQLGQQQGQQQRFLKQQSYLHSARKSNAGQQPSSLTNGQVHHQEQMLQQQQQQSQSLPHHDLDANYLQDESNGGTPPSVTKYSLLQFAMQHFRNDQLRDADRHHERHQSAANRSYAELVKWQGHAIRLPLLRLPNDLAPLALECFDCILRYCGDIPLDPDLTEVKCVYTVLMHCHKYLALRDEVYCQLMKQTTANRSPCPDSSQRAWRLLSILAAYFGCSDALRPYLMEHLTSAASDRRRSCHGTAAVCLTNLRKTARCGGRKNVPSVEEVTAVSAGRSARRQIYRLPGGAERVVNTRCSTVVADVIAELCALLGVESEAEQQEFSLYCIVQGDAFTMPLAADEYILDVTTELLKSGQPFYLIFCRSVWHFALKREPAPMPLYVEVLFNQVAPDYLEGLLLELPGNGVPVPEMVRDMARIAALLHRAADLSHVPAMKEIKFLLPKPALGIREIRPAQWVGLVQSAWPQVANLSPGQVKAQFLNVLATWPLFGSSFFAVKRIWAEEGPHVEDNHSPMWRDLILALNRRGVLFLDPNTHETLQHWSFMEVISTRKVRSEDGALFLDMKVGNLMQQRVIRVQTEQAHEISRLVRQYITMAQISQRDKRELN, via the exons ATGGACTGGGCCGAGGGTGATCTGGTCTGGTTCGATCCGGGCATGGGACATCCCATTCCCGGCGAGATCCAGGAGGTGCACCGCGCTGCCCAGGTGATCGTTGTGCAGGCGCTCATCAAAGGCAAG CCACAAACATTCGCCCTGCAACCAGGAGAGGGCAGCCTGCGCGCTCGCCAGGATCTGGGCAGCAGCGGCGTGGAGGACATGACCCTGCTGGACGATCTGCACGAGGCGTCGCTGCTGTGGAATCTTCGTCTGCGTTACGACAAGGGTCTGATCTACACATTCGCCGGCAGTATCCTGATCGCGGTGAATCCGTACAAGATGTTCCCAGATGCCTATGGCTTGGAGGTGGCCAAGCAGTATGCCGGCCGCCCACTGGGATCCCTGCCGCCGCATCTGTTTGCCATCGGAGCGGCAGCACATGCGGCATTACCATCGCCCCAGGTGGTGGTCATCTCCGGTGAGAGTGGCTCCGGCAAAACGGAGTCCACCAAATTGGTGATGCAGTACCTGGCGGCCGTGGTGCCCGGCGGTGGATCCGCCTCAGCAGTCATCACCGAGCAGATCCTGGAGGCTGCTCCGCTGCTTGAGGCCTTTGGCAATGCCCGCACCGCCCGCAACGACAATAGTTCCCGGTTTGGAAAGTATCTGGAGGTGTACTTCAAGAGTGGCGCCATCGTGGGCGCCAAGATTACGCAGTACCTGCTGGAGAAGTCGCGTATCGTGACACAGGCGCCGGGCGAACGGAACTACCATGTGTTCTACGAACTCCTTGGCGGACTATCCGAAACGGAGCGATCCAAGTACGGTCTGCTGGAGGCGGACAAGTACTTCTATCTGAACCAGGGCGccaccgactgcgccagtggTCGAGTGGACTGGGAGTCACTTCAAGGAGCCATGCAGGTTCTTGGAGTCTCCGAGGGCGAACGAGAGGGCATCGTCCGTGTCCTGGCGGCAGTTCTTCATCTGGGAAACGTCTACTTCCATCGCCGGCAATTGAGACACGGCCAGGAAGGCGTGGAGGTCGGTTCCGATGCAGAGATCAAGTGGGCCGCCCACCTGCTGCACATTAGCGCGGACGGACTGCATCGGGCATTGACCAGTCGCACCACCGAAGCTCGAGCGGAACGACTGCACACGCCACTTGGCATTGACCAGGCATTGGATGCTCGAGATGCCTTTGCTAAGGCTCTCTATGCGGGACTCTTCAATTGGCTGGTCTCGCGGATCAATTCGATTGTACAGAAGGGCGGAACTCATGATGCCCATCGCATCAGCATCCTGGACATCTTTGGGTTCGAGGATTTGGCGGAGAACAGCTTCGAGCAGCTGTGCATCAACTATGCGAACGAGAACCTGCAGCTGTACTTCAATAAGCATGTCTTCAAGCTGGAGCAGGCGGAGTATGCCCGCGAGCGTCTGGAGTGGACTCCGCTGGCCTGGGACGACAATCTGCCGGTGATCCATCTACTGGCCAAGAAGCCGGTGGGCATTTGCCATCTGCTGGACGACGAGTCCAATTTCCCGCGTGCCACTGATCTGAGTTTCCTGGAGAAGTGCCACTACAATCATGCGCTGAGCGAGCTATACGCTCGTCCGCGGATCGGTGCCCAGGAGTTTGGAGTGACCCACTATGCGGGTCAGGTGTGGTACTGCGTGGACGGCTTCTTGGACAAGAATCGCGATGCGCTGAGGGGTGATGTCCTGGAGCTATTGGCCTCCAGCCGGCTGCCCTTGGTGGGTGAGTTGACCAAGCAGCTTCGTGCTCAGAGAGACGCCGGAAAAACTCTGCCAAAGGGCAGCAATGGAAGATTTGTCACGATGAAGCCGCGTACACCAACGGTAGCAGCCAGATTTGCGGACTCACTGCAGCAGTTGCTCCAATCGATGGGCAGGTGTCATCCATGGTTCGTGCGTTGCATCAAGCCGAATCAGGAGAAGCACGCCCTCCGCATGGATATGCCGTGTGTGCTGCAACAACTTCGATACTTGGGCATGCTGGACACCATCCAGATCCGGCAGCGAGGCTATCCGGTGCGCTTGCGCTTTCAGCACTTTGTGGAGCGTTATCGTCACCTGCTGCCATCGCCTCTGGCCAGAGGTACACCCTACCGCGAACTGTGCCGAGCTCTGCTGGAGGCCATGCCGCGAACTGGTGTGGAAGGTCCGGATTATCAATTGGGAGCTACGCGGGTTTTCCTGCGCGAGGCACTGCATCGGGCTCTGGAAAGTGGACGAACCGAGCGTCTGCGCCGAGCGGCTGTCAGTGTCCAGCGGCATGTGCGTGGTATGCTTGTCCGCCGGCAACTGGCGCGTCGTCAGGCGGCCGCCACCCGTCTCCAAGCCCGTTGGCGCGGTCAGAGGGCACAGCAACGCTACGAGCGTCTCCGCAAGGGAGCCCTCACTGCCCAGCGATTGTGGCGCGGACGCCAGGCTAGGAGGAGGGTCCAACAACTGCGATCCGATCACCGACGCAGGCAGGAGGCCAGGGAGGCAGCTCAGAGAGCTCGCGAGGCACGGGAGGCCAAGCAGGCCGTGCTGGAGAGAAGTCAACTCAGCTACCTGGACATACCAGCCGAATTGGCATTTATCTACTCCAAACTGCAGGGCTGGTCACCGCCGCACGGTGATCGCCATCTGGTCAAGGTACTGGGCACAGTTCCCGGTCCACCATCGTCGGCAGTTCAGCTACCCGAGGACCTTGGTCAGTTCTCGTTTGGAAAATTCAGCAGCGTGTACTGCAATGGCTTAAGATTGCAGCCGCGGAGGGAACCCATCACTGCTCCCTTGCTAACCAGAGCTGCTTCGAGGGATCAGGACTTCCAGGATGCATTGGCCGTGTTCAAGCTTATCCTTCGCTGGAGTAACGATAAAGCACTGGAAGGTGCCAAGGAAAAGCTATTGGCCGACTATATTGTGCACAAGGCTTTGAGCTCCAGAGGATTGCGGGATGAGATTCTCGTGCAGTTGTGCAACCAAGTTCATGGCCTGCCGCCCAATTCCGGAGAGGCAACTCGACTGTGGCAACTTCTGGGACAGTGTCTGTGCTGCTTCCAGCCCAGTGCTGCCTTCAGCAAGTATCTGATGAGATTTGTGGACGATGAGGCTCCAGAGTCGCTGCGTCCACTTCTGCTGCGACAGCTGCTCCGCCAGCAGGGCGGTGGAACGTCGAGCGGCGCAGTGGGCGCTGGCGCCTGTCGGAGCTTCGTGCCCGCCTGGCTGGAGTGGCGTGCCTGGACCAGAGGATGTGACATGGCACTACCGCTTACTCTGCCGGACGAGGCCAGTCAAACGGTGGCCGTCGATTCGTGGACCAGTTGCGAGGAGGCCGCAGCTTTAGCTGTTTCATCTTTGGGCGTGGCCAGTCGTGGATGGACCCTGGTGCTGGACGACGGGCAACAGCTCACCGATAGCTGTGGACTGGACTACGTGATGGATTTGATTGCGGAGAAAGAGCTGTGCCCCGCATTTCCTGCTCCCAGAAGCGATCTATTGCGTTCTGGCGCCAAGTTTGCAAGAACCACTCTGCCGGATGCTGTTAAACGTCCAGCGGTTCCGCCACCAGCTCCACCCACTTCCAGTGGCAAAGAGGATGTGCCGCGGGAGCGAAGAAGCAGCCGGGAGCTGCTCTCCAGAAGTTCGGCGCTCAATGAACGCTATTTCGAACGTGAACCGAGTCCAGGACCGGGTCAGGGATCGAGTCCGGGTCAGGCGAAGTCGCGTTCCAAGTCACTGGATGATCTGCTTGCCGGGGATATTGTTCCCGTGCCAACGGATTGCGATTCCCAGGAGCCGTTGCACACACTGGGTCTCTCGGAGAGTCGCCTGAACGATCGCTATCACTCGGCGGAGCGGCTGGCTCCAGTCGGCAAGGACACGGGTCCTCGTTACCAAAAGTCCCAGCATGCAGGACGCCGATCCCATGCTGCCTCCCATGGCTCGCACTCCAGTAAATATGCGGACAAGGCCGAGTACGCCACCAGGTCCTCGGCCATGTCCGATACGAGTGAGGCACCATCCTTGGCTTCCCATGTGAGGAGGGTAAGGGTCCCATCGCAGGCATCAGATGTGGATCAGTTCCTGGACGATCTGTTTAGTCCAGTGCTGGATGGTTCCTTGGATGAGCTGTCTGATGCCAGATCCCTGGCAGCGAGTATCCGAGGAGGCAGCTATGAGCTAGAAAATGAAGCGGAATCGGAGATCGATGACTTGGATGACTACATCAACGATATATTCCAACCGATACCACTGGTCCAGAACTTGGAGAAGCTGGCCAGCAAGGATCAGTTGGCGGCTATCATCAAGGGTGGAGGAGCGGCCAGTAAACCCGAGGAGAGGGATGAGGAATCGGAAATCGAGGATCTAGATGACTACATTAATGAGCTCTTTGAACCTATTCCAGTGGCCGACGGAATAGACAAACTGACCAGCAAGGAGCACTTAGCTGTTAGCATCCGTGGAGGCGGCAGCACGGACAGTAATGGAGCCGATCCGCTGCTCCACCAGCTGATGCAGCTGCCCGGCGAGACGGAGTCAGGTCCAGCACTGTATCAGCAGCAGGTGCAGCGCGCTTTCCTGCAGTCTGCAATGGCCCAGAACCTGCAGATCCAGCAGCAACTTCTCGCCCAGAATCAAGCTCTGCAGACGCTGCTTAGTCAGcaggcggcagcggcggcggccaATAACTCTACCTCGCCGCCACCAGCTCCTCCTATCCTGAGTAGCCTTTCCATCtcgccaccgccaccgcaaTCCCCAATGCGCATGAAGGCCACCCGGAGTAGTTTGGTGGTGATGGAGTCATTGCaaccaccgccaccacctccACCGCCGCCAATGCCGCCGCCGCTGGAGTGCAAGGATCCCTCGGAGACGCGCCACTTCCTGGATCCCTACGGCAGGGCCAAGACCGTGCGGATCGGCAAGTGGCGCTGGCCACCGCCCCAGGATGAGCCGCAGTTCCAAACCGAGGAAGATTTCTTTGCTTTCAAGATGCGCCAGCACCAGCGAAAGACTACGCCACAGGCTCAGCATCATCAGATGACCAGCAATGGAGGTATGATGGAGTCGGGCCCTGGAGCACGTGGTGCCTCGGCCACGGCCATCGAGTGGGAGGAGTTCGAGATCGAGAGTCCCACACCGCCGCCCATGAGTGGTCAGCTAATGAGGAGCAGCATCCGACTGGAGACGACCACGACGACAACCACATCGGCGGTGAATAACAGGGACAGAGACCGCGAAACCCAGGATGCGGGACAACCGATGCAGAGTGTGGTCACCACCAAGCTGGCCAAGAAGAGCTTCGAGATCGGAGCGGATCGTCCGCCGCCGGGCAGTGTGGGTAAGCTCAAGCTTAGTTCCGAGATGCGTCAGCGGTTGGAGCAAGTAACTGCTGGCCATTCGGTGAGATCAACCGTTTCCACCAAGTCGGAGCAAAGAGCTCCGGCGAAACTGGAGGACACACGGAAGCTTATGTTGCAGCAACAGCTGGGTGGACTCTTTGCCAGCGTGTCTGGTGGAAATTCCGGCCCTGGTGGAGTAGTCGATTCTCATGCAACGGTGCGCACACAGATCGAGAGGATGGAGGGCAAACTATCGCCACCACCAGCTCCGCCTTCAGGCGGCTGGCCTGGAGTGCTGCTGCCACCGGCTCCAAGTGTGCCGGCTCCGCCGCCACCCATCAGACCGCCCAGCATGGCGCCGCCTGCTCCGCCGCCAGCTCCGCAAAGTCCGCCGACGGCTAGGAGTCCGGAACCGGAGCCCGACTATCGCACCTCGAATAGTCAGGTGGTTAAAGAGCATGTGCCCGCCTTTATTCAGCGCCAGGAGCGCGACACATTCGGTGCAGTGCGTCAGCAGCAGATGATCAGCAGTCACCACCTGCATCTGGAGGACCACTCAGCCTCCTCCTCGCCGGCGGTGGCCGCCTGGGAGCAGGCGGAACGGGAAAGATCCCGCAGCCGAAGCAGGAGTCGCGATCGTGAGGATTACTCGGAGTCGGTGTGGGATCGGGCGGAAGTGGAGGGACCCGCCTCCGGAAGTGGTAGTGAAAAGGAACGAGAGAAACGGGAGCGTGAACGCGAGCGTCTCTATGAGATTCGCCAAGTGGAAAGGGAGCGGGAAAGCCATAAGGTCTACCAGCCGGCGCCGCCGCGTGTGATCCAGGCTAGCATGGACACCACCGGTGGACATCGCAGGGAGGACCGCACCGGCGGATTGGCCACCTTCCGCACCCATATGGCCCAGAAGTACGAGCACGAGCGGAAGCGCAAGAGCTCGGCCAGCTCCGGAATGCGCGAGGAGCTGGACTCGATGCACATGACCACGCCGCCGCCCGTTATTGTGCCGGCTCCGGTGCCACCGCCTTCGTCGACCAGCCCGGGATTGGGTGTGGTCTCTGGCGTTCTGATGGGATCGGGATCCGGGGGCAGCACAGCATGCCTGACCTACAACCGGGTGCCGTGGAAGTTGCGCGTGCGCAAGGAGGTCTTCCAGCCCCACGAACCCATCGGTCCACCGGTGGCGCTGGACTTGCTCTTTGCCCAGGTGCTGGGCGACGTTTTCGGGGTGACTCCCTGCCTGCGGATTACGCCGCAGGAGAAGAGCTCCGCCCTGAACATGCTGCACGGGCATGGCGTGAGTGTGGACACGCTCTCCAATCGAAACGGATCGGGAGCCGGCGGCGGAGGAAATGGAGGACAGGTGCGTGCCCTGGTCAAGCGGCATCTGGTGGACATGGCTCGCGATTGGCCGCTGTATTTCGCTCGACTGTTCGCCGTACAAGGAGCGCCGCTCTATCCGGATGTTAGCATCATGGGCGTCTCGCACAGTGGACTCTACCTGGCTCGTCGGGATGCCGACTACCTGATCGTGGTGCAGGCCATCTCCTTTGGCGAAATCCAGAGTGCAGTCACCCTGCCGCGTCCTGCTGCACTGCAGCTAAATCTGAGGAATGGAAAGCACCTGGCACTCCATGCAGCCCGCGCCGCCGCCATCCAGTCGATGGTCACCACTTTTGTCCAGGAGTTCCGCAAG TCACAATCGAAGGCCTCCACTTTGTCGTCGGGCGCCCGAGCCGCCGCCCAGACATTGAATGTGCCGCTGGAGCGCCTGGAATCCCGCCAGGCGCACGCCCAGCGCAACGAGCACGGCGTGGATGGCGGATCACGGCAGAatgagcagctgcagcagtcGGAACTGCATCACCacctgcagcaacagcagcaacagcaacagcaccatcagcagcagcaacaacagcagcagttggAGGACGCTCTGGAGGAGCACCAGATGGCCGCCgatcaccagcagcagcagcagcagttgggTCAGCAGCAGGGTCAGCAGCAGCGCTTCCTCAAGCAGCAGAGCTACCTGCACTCCGCCCGGAAATCGAATGCTGGTCAACAGCCCTCGTCGCTGACCAACGGACAGGTGCATCACCAGGAGCagatgctgcagcagcaacagcagcagtcgcaGTCCCTGCCGCATCACGACCTGGATGCCAATTATCTGCAGGACGAGAGCAATGGTGGCACTCCACCCTCGGTCACCAAGTACTCGCTGCTCCAGTTCGCCATGCAGCACTTCCGCAATGA CCAACTGAGGGACGCTGACCGCCACCACGAGCGGCACCAGTCCGCCGCGAACCGCTCCTATGCGGAACTGGTCAAGTGGCAGGGCCACGCCATACGCCTGCCGCTCCTCCGACTTCCAAATGACCTGGCGCCACTGGCGCTCGAGTGCTTCGACTGCATCCTGCGCTACTGCGGCGATATACCGCTGGATCCCGACCTCACCGAGGTCAAGTGCGTCTACACTGTGCTCATG CATTGTCACAAATACTTGGCACTGCGCGACGAGGTCTACTGCCAGCTGATGAAGCAGACGACGGCCAACCGGTCACCATGTCCGGATAGCTCGCAGCGTGCCTGGCGCCTGCTCAGCATCCTGGCGGCATACTTTGGCTGCTCGGACGCACTGCGTCCCTACCTGATGGAGCACCTGACCTCGGCGGCATCCGATCGTCGCCGTTCTTGTCACGGCACAGCGGCCGTTTGTCTGACCAATCTCCGGAAGACAGCCCGCTGCGGCGGCCGCAAGAATGTTCCCAGTGTGGAGGAAGTGACGGCCGTGTCCGCTGGACGTTCAGCCAGGCGACAGATCTACCGCCTGCCCGGCGGAGCGGAGCGTGTGGTCAACACCCGTTGCTCCACCGTGGTGGCTGATGTCATTGCCGAACTGTGCGCCCTCCTGGGCGTGGAATCCGAGGCGGAGCAGCAGGAGTTCTCGCTGTACTGCATCGTCCAGGGTGATGCGTTCACCATGCCGCTGGCCGCCGATGAGTATATCCTCGATGTGACCACGGAGCTGCTCAAGTCCGGACAGCCCTTCTACCTGATCTTCTGCCGATCCGTTTGGCACTTCGCCTTGAAACGAGAACCGGCTCCCATGCCGCTCTACGTGGAGGTGCTCTTCAACCAGGTGGCGCCTGATTACCTAGAGGGTCTGCTGCTGGAACTGCCCGGCAATGGAGTGCCCGTGCCGGAAATGGTCAGGGATATGGCGAGAATCGCTGCCCTGCTCCATCGGGCCGCCGATCTGAGTCACGTGCCCGCGATGAAGGAGATCAAGTTCTTGCTGCCCAAGCCGGCGCTGGGTATCCGTGAGATCCGACCTGCCCAGTGGGTGGGTCTCGTTCAGTCAGCGTGGCCGCAGGTGGCCAACCTGAGTCCCGGCCAGGTGAAGGCGCAGTTCCTCAACGTGCTGGCCACCTGGCCGCTCTTCGGCAGCAGCTTCTTCGCAGTGAAGCGCATTTGGGCGGAGGAGGGTCCGCATGTGGAGGATAACCATAGTCCCATGTGGCGGGATCTCATCCTGGCGCTCAATCGACGTGGCGTCCTCTTCCTGGATCCCAATACACACGAGACCCTGCAGCACTGGAGCTTCATGGAGGTCATTTCCACGCGAAAG GTTCGCTCGGAGGATGGCGCCCTCTTCCTGGACATGAAGGTGGGCAATCTGATGCAGCAGCGCGTGATCCGCGTCCAAACGGAGCAGGCCCACGAGATCTCGCGCCTGGTGCGCCAGTACATCACCATGGCGCAGATCAGTCAGCGCGACAAGCGGGAGCTCAACTAA
- the LOC117148792 gene encoding ras-related protein RIC1-like has protein sequence MRNYDYLFKILVLGDCGVGKSCLLMRFSDDRFTEKYVCTVGIDFRVRSVEVTGRMVMLQIWDTAGDERFKSLLPSYYRGATGILLVYDITSSKSFRSIDGWLEEIHRMCPKTVNVLLVGNKCDDLDNRQVRLEQGFNYANLRAIGFHEVSAKSGANVNDVFSTLSVGIYNRLVLCTPNRLPAGQEAEEDTEDPPDEPIKLAGKDRQGTNDNNTCC, from the coding sequence ATGAGAAACTACGACTATTTGTTCAAGATACTCGTCCTGGGTGACTGCGGCGTGGGCAAGTCCTGCCTGCTGATGCGTTTCTCGGATGACCGATTCACCGAAAAATACGTGTGCACGGTGGGCATAGATTTCAGGGTGCGCAGCGTGGAGGTGACCGGTCGGATGGTGATGCTGCAGATCTGGGACACCGCCGGCGACGAGCGCTTCAAGTCGCTGCTGCCGTCCTATTATCGCGGTGCCACTGGCATATTGCTCGTCTACGACATAACGTCGTCCAAAAGTTTCCGAAGCATCGATGGCTGGCTGGAGGAGATACACCGCATGTGTCCGAAGACGGTGAACGTCCTGCTGGTGGGCAACAAATGTGATGATCTGGATAATCGCCAGGTGCGCTTGGAGCAGGGGTTCAACTATGCCAATCTTCGGGCAATCGGCTTTCATGAGGTTTCCGCCAAGAGTGGCGCGAATGTAAATGACGTATTCAGCACGTTGTCAGTTGGCATATACAATCGTCTTGTGCTTTGCACCCCAAATCGGTTGCCAGCTGGGCAGGAAGCGGAGGAGGACActgaagacccaccagatGAACCAATCAAATTAGCTGGCAAAGATCGGCAGGGGACCAATGACAACAATACCTGCTGTTAA